In the Setaria italica strain Yugu1 chromosome VI, Setaria_italica_v2.0, whole genome shotgun sequence genome, one interval contains:
- the LOC101770353 gene encoding zinc finger protein 8-like: MSGGERDAHGINASGGSKVAASIDSFSQLPFIRSAREKQQLQQPATTPGGGTAGIRLFGFDVPPDSAAAAMASSTGSKGEAFVKESPAAAAAETSRARAARAGREERRGAAGSRVPLLLLLRNFPTSQALGGHQNAHKRERQHAKRAQFQTAMAMHHGQYYYPHHHPAAVADPAHLYPAALAAYHHHRFAAAPPPHYPSWAAAGGRYYSGPGSISQPINGSPVATPPPPALWRVPTGGVGVGMPLATRRQEEATPPPLAVLGGEEQVVVGGSGSAPFSPSTSSSSSSASPHKRPAPPERKENVSLDLSL; this comes from the coding sequence ATGAGCGGCGGCGAGCGAGATGCGCATGGGATTAacgccagcggcggcagcaaggTGGCCGCGAGCATCGACTCCTTCTCGCAGCTGCCGTTCATCCGCTCGGCGCGCgagaagcagcagctgcagcagccggcgacgacgccgggaGGTGGGACGGCGGGTATCCGGCTGTTCGGGTTCGACGTCCCGCcggactccgccgccgccgccatggcatCCTCGACTGGCTCGAAAGGAGAGGCCTTTGTCAAGgaaagccccgccgccgccgccgccgagacctcgcgggcgcgagcggcgagggcggggagagaggagaggagaggggcagCCGGAAGTCGAGTGCCACTACTGCTACTGCTGCGGAACTTCCCGACGTCGCAGGCGCTGGGCGGGCACCAGAACGCGCACAAGCGGGAGCGGCAGCACGCCAAGCGCGCGCAGTTCCAGACCGCCATGGCCATGCACCACGGCCAGTACTACTACCCGCACCATCacccggccgccgtcgcggaCCCCGCCCACCTCTaccccgccgccctcgccgcgtaccaccaccaccgcttcgcggccgcgccgccgccgcactacCCGTCgtgggcggccgccggcggcaggtACTACAGCGGGCCTGGGTCCATCTCGCAGCCGATCAACGGCAGCCCggtggcgacgccgccgccgcccgcgctctGGCGGGTCCCCacgggcggcgtcggcgtgggGATGCCGTTGGCCACGCGACGGCAAGAAGAGGCCACGCCACCACCCCTGGCTGTGCTCGGAGGTGAGGAGCAGGTGGTCGTGGGAGGATCTGGCTCGGCGCCGTTCTCGCCGTCGACCtcctcgtcgtcatcgtcggctTCGCCTCATAagcgccccgccccgccggagCGTAAAGAGAATGTGAGTTTGGATCTGAGCTTGTAG